One genomic region from Curtobacterium sp. 9128 encodes:
- a CDS encoding NTP transferase domain-containing protein, translating into MQTRTVGLVLAAGTGTRMGRPKALVRDDAGRPWLELAVGALLDGGCDGVVVVVGAAADEARALVPARTAVSVTVAERWRDGLGASLDAGLTALDEDQAVDAALVTLVDLPGLPAEAVRRVLGPRPRVDTLRQAVHDGRPGHPVLLGRAHWPAVRAELDGDRGAGAYLRRNGADRVECADLWDGADQDRPAP; encoded by the coding sequence ATGCAGACCCGGACCGTCGGACTCGTCCTCGCCGCCGGCACCGGCACGCGCATGGGCCGGCCGAAGGCGCTCGTCCGTGACGACGCCGGCCGACCGTGGCTGGAACTGGCCGTCGGGGCACTGCTCGACGGCGGCTGTGACGGCGTCGTGGTCGTCGTCGGTGCCGCCGCCGACGAGGCCCGCGCGCTCGTCCCCGCACGAACAGCGGTCAGCGTGACCGTCGCAGAGCGGTGGCGGGACGGGCTCGGTGCCTCCCTCGACGCCGGCCTCACGGCGCTCGACGAGGACCAGGCGGTCGATGCCGCCCTGGTCACCCTGGTCGACCTGCCCGGGCTCCCGGCCGAGGCGGTCCGCCGGGTACTGGGCCCGAGACCCCGCGTGGACACGCTCCGCCAGGCCGTCCACGACGGCCGTCCGGGGCACCCCGTCCTCCTCGGTCGCGCGCACTGGCCCGCGGTCCGCGCCGAACTCGACGGGGACCGGGGTGCCGGCGCGTACCTGCGCCGGAACGGCGCCGATCGCGTCGAGTGCGCCGACCTGTGGGACGGCGCTGACCAGGACCGACCGGCGCCGTGA
- a CDS encoding XdhC/CoxI family protein — translation MFELAPRLLAVLDGGDPVVVATAVDVTGSAPSGAGTSMALLPDGQVVGTISGGCIEGSLFLTAEEVRSTGEPVLERFGFEDPADAVWAPGLRCGGRVEVLVHRIDPSDRVVVRALRAAAAGDPVSMGLSLEPGTLAATDRCDGRVFTEHADVRARCIVVGAVEFAVAVTNTAAMLGHAVTVVDPRPVFLTDERFPAARERIVGWPPRVLADLPIDERTAVVLLSHDDRFDAAVIDLALRRGAGYVGAMGSRATHARRLTVLHELETPDLDRLRSPIGLDIGATTPAEMAISIMAEVIAVRTGASGRPLVDGAGPIHAPAFRGPARAAVGDRVETPS, via the coding sequence ATGTTCGAACTCGCACCGCGCCTCCTGGCCGTGCTCGACGGCGGCGACCCCGTCGTCGTCGCGACCGCCGTCGACGTCACGGGCAGTGCGCCCAGCGGGGCAGGCACCTCGATGGCGCTGCTCCCCGACGGACAGGTCGTCGGGACGATCTCCGGCGGGTGCATCGAGGGGTCGCTGTTCCTGACCGCCGAGGAGGTCCGGTCGACCGGGGAGCCGGTGCTCGAACGGTTCGGGTTCGAGGACCCCGCCGACGCGGTCTGGGCCCCGGGGCTGCGGTGCGGCGGACGGGTCGAGGTACTCGTGCACCGCATCGATCCGTCGGACCGGGTCGTCGTCCGAGCACTCCGCGCGGCTGCTGCCGGGGACCCCGTGTCCATGGGACTGTCGCTCGAACCCGGCACGCTCGCTGCCACCGACCGCTGCGACGGACGCGTCTTCACCGAGCACGCCGACGTGCGCGCACGGTGCATCGTCGTCGGTGCCGTCGAGTTCGCGGTCGCCGTCACCAACACGGCGGCGATGCTCGGCCACGCCGTCACCGTGGTCGACCCGCGCCCGGTGTTCCTGACCGACGAACGGTTCCCCGCCGCCCGGGAGCGCATCGTCGGCTGGCCGCCGCGGGTGCTGGCCGACCTGCCGATCGACGAGCGGACCGCCGTGGTGCTGCTGTCGCACGACGACCGGTTCGACGCCGCCGTGATCGACCTCGCACTCCGACGCGGAGCCGGGTACGTCGGCGCGATGGGCTCCCGCGCGACGCACGCCCGCCGGCTCACCGTGCTCCACGAGCTCGAGACCCCGGACCTCGACCGACTGCGCTCCCCCATCGGACTCGACATCGGTGCGACGACCCCTGCCGAGATGGCGATCTCGATCATGGCCGAGGTGATCGCGGTGCGCACCGGTGCATCCGGTCGGCCACTCGTCGACGGCGCCGGGCCGATCCACGCCCCGGCGTTCCGGGGACCTGCCCGCGCGGCTGTTGGTGACCGTGTGGAAACACCCTCGTGA
- a CDS encoding phage regulatory protein/antirepressor Ant → MSALDLVTDHDGTLVVSSETIAAGSGVQHKNVLELVHANRADFEEFGRVAFETRPLATAGGIQSRQVALLNEQQATLLMTYQRNTEQVRQFKKTLVRAFFDMARRLAAPQVPLSLPEALRAYAEEVEQRQALEAKVAEDAPKVLFADSVAASETAILVGDLAKILRGNGVEIGATRLFDRLRNDGYLIRRKGTDWNMPTQKAMELGLFRVKETAVTHSDGHVTISKTPKVTGKGQAYFVNRYVGQASRQAVAS, encoded by the coding sequence ATGAGCGCCCTCGACCTCGTGACCGACCACGACGGCACGCTCGTGGTCTCGTCGGAGACCATCGCTGCCGGGTCCGGCGTCCAGCACAAGAACGTGCTCGAGCTGGTCCACGCGAACCGCGCCGACTTCGAGGAGTTCGGAAGGGTCGCGTTTGAAACGCGACCCCTCGCCACCGCTGGAGGCATCCAGTCCCGACAGGTCGCGCTCCTGAACGAGCAGCAGGCAACGCTCCTCATGACGTACCAGCGCAACACCGAGCAGGTCCGCCAGTTCAAGAAGACGCTCGTCCGGGCGTTCTTCGACATGGCGCGCCGGCTCGCAGCACCGCAGGTGCCGCTATCCCTTCCCGAAGCGCTCCGTGCGTACGCCGAGGAAGTGGAGCAGCGGCAGGCGCTCGAGGCGAAGGTCGCCGAGGACGCACCGAAGGTGCTGTTCGCGGACTCGGTCGCGGCGTCGGAGACAGCAATCCTCGTCGGGGATCTCGCGAAGATCCTCCGCGGCAACGGCGTCGAGATCGGCGCGACCAGGCTGTTCGACCGCCTCCGCAACGACGGCTACCTGATCCGGCGCAAGGGCACGGACTGGAACATGCCGACGCAGAAGGCGATGGAGCTCGGCCTGTTCCGCGTCAAGGAGACCGCGGTCACGCACTCGGACGGGCACGTCACGATCTCGAAGACGCCGAAGGTGACCGGCAAGGGTCAGGCGTACTTCGTGAACCGCTACGTCGGCCAGGCGAGCAGGCAGGCGGTGGCGTCGTGA
- a CDS encoding alkene reductase, whose amino-acid sequence MKLFEPATFGALPLSNRIVMAPLTRTRAGQHGVPNDLLVEHYAQRASLGLIVTEGTWPVQEGRSYPGQPGIETDEQIAGWRRVADAVHAAGGTIVMQLMHGGRVSHPSIAGTPHIVGPSAVAAPGQTHLADGSKADMPVPHELTTAEVQDAVQGFVQAARNAIAAGLDGVEVHGANGYLVHEFMSSTSNTRTDQYGGSPENRARFAIEVTTAVAEAIGADRTGIRLSPEHGIQGVIENDPADVLATYTALAEGLAPLGLAFVDVLHAEPTGGLVQHIRRTVGAPFIVNSGFSALTTRDEAIALVDGDHADAVAAGRAAIANPDLAHRWEHDAELNEPRPELFYGQGAEGYTDYPTLAESRATATA is encoded by the coding sequence GTGAAGCTCTTCGAACCCGCCACCTTCGGCGCACTCCCCCTGTCGAACCGCATCGTCATGGCCCCGCTGACCCGCACGCGCGCCGGCCAGCACGGCGTCCCGAACGACTTGCTCGTCGAGCACTACGCGCAGCGTGCGAGCCTCGGTCTCATCGTCACCGAGGGCACCTGGCCCGTCCAGGAAGGCCGCTCGTACCCCGGCCAGCCCGGCATCGAGACCGACGAGCAGATCGCCGGGTGGCGTCGCGTTGCCGACGCCGTGCACGCGGCCGGCGGCACCATCGTCATGCAGCTCATGCACGGCGGGCGGGTCTCGCACCCGTCGATCGCCGGCACGCCCCACATCGTCGGGCCGTCCGCCGTCGCAGCACCGGGACAGACCCACCTGGCCGACGGCTCGAAGGCCGACATGCCGGTCCCGCACGAGCTGACCACCGCCGAGGTGCAGGACGCCGTGCAGGGCTTCGTGCAGGCCGCCCGCAACGCGATCGCCGCCGGGCTCGACGGCGTCGAGGTGCACGGAGCGAACGGGTACCTCGTGCACGAGTTCATGTCGAGCACGTCGAACACCCGCACCGACCAGTACGGCGGCTCCCCGGAGAACCGTGCCCGCTTCGCGATCGAGGTCACCACCGCGGTCGCCGAGGCGATCGGCGCGGACCGCACCGGCATCCGCCTGTCGCCGGAGCACGGCATCCAGGGCGTCATCGAGAACGACCCGGCGGACGTGCTGGCGACCTACACCGCCCTCGCCGAGGGTCTCGCACCGCTCGGCCTGGCGTTCGTCGATGTCCTGCACGCCGAGCCGACCGGCGGGCTCGTGCAGCACATCCGTCGCACGGTGGGCGCCCCGTTCATCGTGAACTCGGGCTTCAGCGCGCTGACCACCCGCGACGAGGCGATCGCCCTGGTCGACGGCGACCACGCAGACGCCGTCGCTGCCGGACGCGCCGCGATCGCGAACCCGGACCTCGCGCACCGCTGGGAGCACGACGCCGAGCTCAACGAGCCCCGCCCCGAACTGTTCTACGGCCAGGGCGCCGAGGGCTACACCGACTACCCGACGCTCGCCGAGTCGCGCGCGACGGCCACCGCGTAG
- a CDS encoding amidohydrolase family protein, with translation MPQILIRGGWVLTAAPDHSDTPAAIRDGAVLLDGDRIAAVGTFAALSAAHPSATVRGGSNDIVTPGFVNTHGHFSEGLITGIGSQYTLWEWLQELISHVNPVMTRDKAYAGTMLQGIQMLRSGVTTANDMFCSDPIPGEPATLGVVRALEELGLRGVVSFGSGDVDRGFGPGPILEEFDALRETADASRYSTFRVGMSSIGRYTDAAWESHIEYAVAGGHGIHVHVHEVREEVTAARQRTGRTVVGHAEATGMFQVPVIAAHSVWMDRDDRERYAANGVGVAHNPVANGILASGIAPVAELRALGVPVGIGVDGPASNDSQDFLQAMKTAALLARIRDLQATAMSAREAFEMATIGGAAALRMEDSIGSLEPGKRADVVVFDGESPTLANVHDPYQAVVFVAGSREIEDVWVDGSLSLEHGEVTRVDVREAVARARPLARQLVAEAGLERLSVLNGGALDDTERP, from the coding sequence ATGCCCCAGATCCTGATCCGCGGCGGATGGGTCCTCACCGCCGCCCCCGACCACAGCGACACCCCGGCCGCGATCCGCGACGGTGCGGTCCTGCTCGACGGCGACCGCATCGCCGCGGTCGGGACCTTCGCGGCCCTGTCCGCCGCGCACCCCTCGGCGACGGTCCGCGGCGGCTCGAACGACATCGTGACGCCCGGCTTCGTGAACACGCACGGGCACTTCAGCGAGGGGCTCATCACCGGGATCGGCTCGCAGTACACGCTGTGGGAGTGGCTGCAGGAGCTCATCTCGCACGTCAACCCCGTGATGACCCGCGACAAGGCGTACGCCGGCACGATGCTCCAGGGCATCCAGATGCTCCGCAGCGGCGTCACCACCGCGAACGACATGTTCTGCTCGGACCCGATCCCCGGCGAACCGGCCACCCTCGGTGTCGTCCGGGCGCTCGAGGAACTCGGGCTCCGCGGCGTCGTCTCGTTCGGGTCGGGCGACGTCGACCGCGGCTTCGGACCCGGCCCGATCCTGGAGGAGTTCGACGCGCTCCGCGAGACCGCCGACGCCAGTCGCTACAGCACCTTCCGGGTCGGCATGTCCTCCATCGGGCGCTACACCGACGCGGCGTGGGAGTCGCACATCGAGTACGCCGTCGCGGGCGGCCACGGCATCCACGTCCACGTCCACGAGGTCCGCGAGGAGGTCACCGCCGCCCGCCAGCGCACCGGCCGCACGGTCGTCGGGCACGCCGAGGCCACCGGGATGTTCCAGGTGCCCGTGATCGCCGCACACAGCGTGTGGATGGACCGCGACGATCGCGAGCGCTACGCCGCGAACGGGGTCGGCGTCGCGCACAACCCCGTCGCGAACGGCATCCTCGCCAGCGGCATCGCCCCCGTCGCAGAACTCCGCGCGCTCGGCGTGCCCGTCGGCATCGGGGTCGACGGCCCGGCCTCGAACGACTCGCAGGACTTCCTGCAGGCGATGAAGACCGCTGCACTCCTCGCCCGCATCCGTGACCTGCAGGCCACCGCGATGAGTGCGCGCGAGGCGTTCGAGATGGCCACCATCGGCGGTGCCGCTGCGCTCCGCATGGAGGACTCCATCGGGTCGCTCGAACCGGGGAAGCGTGCGGACGTCGTCGTGTTCGACGGGGAGAGCCCGACGCTCGCGAACGTCCACGACCCCTACCAGGCCGTGGTCTTCGTGGCGGGCAGTCGGGAGATCGAGGACGTGTGGGTGGACGGGTCGTTGAGCCTCGAGCACGGCGAGGTGACCCGCGTCGACGTGCGGGAGGCCGTCGCACGGGCCCGCCCGCTCGCTCGGCAGCTCGTCGCCGAAGCCGGACTCGAGCGCCTGTCGGTGCTGAACGGCGGGGCGTTGGACGACACGGAGCGGCCGTAG
- a CDS encoding molybdopterin cofactor-binding domain-containing protein yields the protein MRFEVDGTRLDVTPEPGQVLRTLLREHGVTSVKKGCDSGDCGACSVLVDGTPVHSCITPAHRLEGRTVTTAAGLGTPERPHPVQRAFADAAAFQCGFCTAGYVVTASTLDADDLDDRHRKLKGNLCRCTGYRAISDALDGVRNTVCAGAGAAVGQSVAAPAAMRIVTGNEEYTLDVRKTEALLHLAVLGSPHPHARIVSIDTTEAEALDGVHTVLTHHDDPGVLFSTGRHESRLDDPDDTLVFDRVLRFRGQRVAAVVADSVRIAEQACALVRVEYEVLPSVHDPDAARAPGAPLLHADKTTVEHRIAEPARNVVAALHGETGDVERALAGSAATVDGTWTTGRVSHAALETHATRGSVDTDGRLVLRTATQVPFLVRDEVARVFGLDPDRVRVVAKRVGGGFGGKQEMLTEDLVTLAVLRTGRSVQYEFSRRDEFTIAPTRHPMRVRVRLGATTDGTLTAMHVDQTMDTGAYGNHGVGVMFHSVSESVAVYRCPVKRVDAESVYTNNLPSGAFRGYGLGQVVFAIESAMDDLAHELGIDPIELRRRNVIVPGDPLVVTDPHEESDLRWEGSYGLDQCLDLVEDALAAGPVTEAPAMDGPPLDDSPDWATGTGIALAAIATMPPRGHHAHTSVELTAGGRYRIGVGTAEFGNGTTTVHTQLVATALGTTPDRVDVHQSDTDAARYDTGAFGSAGVVVAGRALYAAAQALREDMTARALELVAARTPRTASGVLGPAVVIEPDGVRVGDELVGVDELLAHGPLLAHGTHDGTPRSLAFTVHGARVAVHRPTGEVRVLQSVQAVDAGTVLNPEQLRGQVEGGSAQAIGSTLYEEVVLDDTGRVTTDSFRAYRVPKISDVPRTEVRFAATHDPLGPLGAKSMSEAPYNPVAPAIANAVRDAIGVRPYRLPMTRDRIWALATGVGRPTDGGA from the coding sequence GTGAGGTTCGAGGTCGACGGCACCCGGCTCGACGTCACGCCCGAACCGGGGCAGGTGCTGCGGACGCTCCTCCGCGAGCACGGGGTCACCTCGGTGAAGAAGGGCTGCGACTCCGGCGACTGCGGCGCGTGCTCGGTGCTCGTCGACGGGACCCCGGTGCACTCGTGCATCACCCCTGCGCACCGGCTCGAGGGCCGCACCGTCACCACGGCCGCCGGACTCGGCACCCCGGAGCGGCCGCACCCCGTGCAGCGCGCGTTCGCCGACGCCGCGGCGTTCCAGTGCGGGTTCTGCACCGCGGGCTACGTCGTGACCGCGTCGACGCTCGACGCCGACGACCTCGACGACCGCCACCGGAAGCTCAAGGGGAACCTCTGCCGGTGCACCGGGTACCGCGCGATCTCCGACGCCCTGGACGGCGTCCGCAACACGGTGTGCGCCGGCGCCGGAGCAGCGGTCGGGCAGTCCGTCGCCGCCCCTGCCGCGATGCGCATCGTCACCGGGAACGAGGAGTACACGCTCGACGTCAGGAAGACCGAGGCGCTGCTCCACCTGGCCGTCCTCGGCAGCCCGCACCCGCACGCCCGCATCGTGTCGATCGACACCACCGAGGCCGAGGCGCTCGACGGCGTCCACACGGTGCTCACCCACCACGACGACCCCGGCGTGCTGTTCTCCACCGGCCGGCACGAGTCCCGCCTCGACGACCCCGACGACACGCTGGTGTTCGACAGGGTGCTGCGCTTCCGTGGCCAGCGCGTCGCAGCCGTCGTCGCGGACAGCGTCCGGATCGCCGAGCAGGCGTGCGCGCTCGTCCGCGTCGAGTACGAGGTCCTGCCGAGCGTGCACGACCCCGACGCCGCGCGCGCTCCTGGTGCGCCGCTCCTGCACGCAGACAAGACGACGGTCGAGCACCGCATCGCAGAACCCGCTCGCAACGTCGTCGCCGCGCTGCACGGCGAGACCGGGGACGTCGAGCGCGCGCTGGCGGGCTCCGCCGCGACCGTCGACGGCACGTGGACGACGGGTCGCGTCTCGCACGCCGCGCTCGAGACGCACGCGACGCGCGGTTCCGTCGACACGGACGGGAGGCTCGTGCTGCGGACCGCCACGCAGGTCCCGTTCCTGGTCAGGGACGAAGTGGCGCGGGTCTTCGGTCTGGACCCGGACCGTGTCCGCGTGGTCGCGAAGCGCGTCGGCGGCGGGTTCGGCGGCAAGCAGGAGATGCTCACCGAGGACCTCGTCACCCTCGCGGTGCTCCGCACCGGTCGCAGCGTGCAGTACGAGTTCAGCCGACGTGACGAGTTCACGATCGCCCCGACCCGGCACCCGATGCGCGTCCGGGTCCGGCTCGGTGCGACCACGGACGGCACGCTGACGGCGATGCACGTCGACCAGACGATGGACACGGGCGCGTACGGCAACCACGGCGTCGGCGTGATGTTCCACTCCGTGAGCGAGTCCGTCGCGGTCTACCGATGCCCGGTGAAGCGCGTCGACGCCGAGTCGGTGTACACGAACAACCTGCCGTCCGGGGCGTTCCGCGGCTACGGGCTCGGGCAGGTCGTGTTCGCGATCGAGTCGGCGATGGACGACCTGGCGCACGAGCTCGGCATCGACCCGATCGAGCTCCGCCGGCGCAACGTGATCGTGCCGGGCGACCCGCTCGTCGTGACCGACCCGCACGAGGAGTCCGACCTGCGGTGGGAGGGCAGCTACGGGCTCGACCAGTGCCTGGACCTCGTCGAGGACGCGCTCGCCGCCGGCCCCGTGACCGAGGCACCCGCGATGGACGGGCCACCGCTCGACGACTCCCCGGACTGGGCGACCGGCACTGGCATCGCGCTCGCCGCCATCGCGACGATGCCGCCACGGGGCCACCACGCCCACACCTCCGTCGAACTCACCGCCGGTGGACGCTACCGGATCGGCGTCGGGACGGCCGAGTTCGGCAACGGGACGACGACGGTGCACACGCAGCTCGTCGCCACCGCGCTCGGGACCACCCCGGACCGGGTCGACGTGCACCAGTCCGACACCGATGCAGCGCGCTACGACACCGGGGCGTTCGGGTCGGCGGGCGTCGTCGTCGCCGGCCGAGCCCTGTACGCGGCCGCGCAGGCGCTCCGGGAGGACATGACCGCGCGGGCGCTCGAGCTCGTCGCCGCGCGGACGCCCAGGACCGCCAGCGGGGTGCTCGGTCCGGCCGTGGTGATCGAGCCCGACGGGGTCCGCGTGGGTGACGAGCTCGTCGGTGTCGACGAGCTGCTGGCGCACGGTCCGCTCCTCGCGCACGGCACGCACGACGGGACCCCGCGGTCGCTGGCGTTCACGGTGCACGGCGCCCGGGTCGCGGTGCACCGTCCCACCGGTGAGGTCCGGGTGTTGCAGAGCGTGCAGGCCGTCGACGCGGGCACCGTGCTGAACCCCGAGCAGCTCCGCGGCCAGGTCGAGGGCGGTTCGGCGCAGGCGATCGGGTCCACGCTCTACGAAGAGGTGGTCCTCGACGACACCGGGCGGGTGACGACCGACAGCTTCCGGGCGTACCGCGTCCCGAAGATCTCCGACGTGCCGCGGACCGAGGTGCGTTTCGCCGCGACCCACGACCCGCTCGGACCACTCGGGGCGAAGTCGATGAGCGAGGCGCCGTACAACCCCGTGGCGCCGGCGATCGCGAACGCCGTGCGGGACGCCATCGGCGTCCGCCCGTACCGGCTGCCCATGACCCGCGACCGGATCTGGGCGCTCGCCACGGGCGTCGGACGGCCCACCGACGGAGGTGCGTGA
- a CDS encoding helix-turn-helix transcriptional regulator — protein MPDLADFITPALAAVMQGAYAKKGLSRQDIADRTGISKSTIDRYMQAKLALPQDKFVRIAEAIGAPPAKLLQEAVDDATLMLHDAAVSEAEGDNVARLHPRQMSAEELDRLTIDHAATGIDPESETDETD, from the coding sequence GTGCCAGATCTCGCTGACTTCATCACCCCCGCCCTCGCCGCTGTCATGCAGGGCGCGTACGCGAAGAAGGGGCTCAGCAGGCAGGACATCGCGGACCGCACGGGGATCAGCAAGAGCACCATCGACCGGTACATGCAGGCAAAGCTCGCGCTTCCGCAGGACAAGTTCGTGCGGATCGCGGAAGCGATCGGCGCGCCACCGGCGAAGCTCCTGCAGGAGGCGGTCGACGACGCGACTCTGATGCTCCACGACGCCGCAGTGTCAGAGGCTGAGGGTGACAATGTCGCCAGGCTTCATCCGCGACAGATGTCGGCTGAGGAGCTCGATCGACTCACCATCGATCACGCCGCCACCGGGATCGATCCTGAGTCGGAGACGGACGAAACCGACTGA
- a CDS encoding FAD binding domain-containing protein, with protein MDLVTVRTVRTPSHRDELALEPGERPLAGGTWLFSEEQPGLTGLVDLTTLGWPDVERSPCTLTIAATCTIAALLRLAPDDDWRAWPLVEQCANALLASFKVWNAATVGGNVAVGLPAGAMTALLCTLDAVAVVWTPSGGSRRLPVAELVRGVRTLDLGPGEVIRAFEVPTAALRATTGYRRVALSPHGRSGALVTARWDASGFVLVVTAATPRPLVFRSTTVPSAAELDAAMAAHDDWYDDPHGSPDWRRAVSTRFAHELRDDAASAGGAS; from the coding sequence ATGGACCTCGTCACCGTCCGCACCGTGCGGACGCCGTCGCACCGCGACGAACTCGCACTCGAACCAGGTGAGCGGCCGCTCGCCGGCGGCACCTGGCTCTTCTCCGAGGAGCAACCGGGGCTGACCGGCCTCGTCGACCTCACGACGCTCGGCTGGCCCGACGTCGAGCGGTCCCCCTGCACGCTCACGATCGCGGCGACGTGCACGATCGCGGCGCTCCTGCGGCTCGCACCAGATGACGACTGGCGCGCCTGGCCGCTCGTCGAGCAGTGCGCGAACGCCCTCCTCGCCTCGTTCAAGGTCTGGAACGCCGCGACGGTCGGGGGGAACGTCGCCGTCGGGCTCCCCGCCGGGGCGATGACCGCGCTGCTCTGCACCCTCGACGCGGTCGCCGTGGTCTGGACGCCGTCCGGTGGCTCGCGGCGACTGCCGGTCGCGGAGCTCGTGCGAGGGGTCAGGACGCTCGACCTCGGACCCGGCGAGGTGATCCGGGCGTTCGAGGTACCGACCGCTGCGCTCCGTGCCACGACCGGGTACCGCCGGGTCGCCCTCAGCCCGCACGGCAGGTCCGGGGCGCTCGTGACCGCCCGGTGGGACGCGAGCGGGTTCGTGCTCGTCGTCACCGCCGCCACGCCCCGTCCGCTCGTGTTCCGTTCGACGACGGTCCCGTCCGCGGCCGAGCTCGACGCCGCGATGGCCGCGCACGACGACTGGTACGACGACCCGCACGGCTCCCCCGACTGGCGTCGAGCGGTCAGCACCCGGTTCGCACACGAGCTCCGGGACGACGCGGCGAGCGCGGGAGGTGCGTCGTGA
- a CDS encoding MarR family transcriptional regulator — translation MAQTEIDPLALDRQLCFALAATSRSVIGLYRDLLEPMGLTHPQYLVMLALWEHDPRSVREIAGELRLESATLSPLLKRLETSGYVKRTRSSSDERQLEVSLTTAGRALRERARSVPITVADRLGWPLDRLERLKDELTELLELVDTV, via the coding sequence ATGGCGCAGACCGAGATCGACCCCCTCGCCCTCGACCGACAGCTCTGCTTCGCGCTCGCGGCCACGAGCCGCAGCGTCATCGGGCTGTACCGCGACCTGCTCGAACCGATGGGCCTCACGCACCCGCAGTACCTCGTGATGCTCGCCCTGTGGGAGCACGACCCCCGCTCGGTGCGCGAGATCGCCGGCGAACTCCGCCTCGAGTCCGCGACGCTCAGCCCGCTGCTCAAGCGGCTCGAGACCTCCGGCTACGTCAAGCGCACCAGGAGCAGCAGCGACGAACGACAGCTCGAGGTCTCCCTGACGACAGCAGGACGAGCACTCCGCGAGCGCGCCCGCTCGGTGCCGATCACCGTCGCGGACCGGCTCGGGTGGCCGCTCGACCGACTCGAACGACTCAAGGACGAGCTGACGGAACTCCTCGAACTCGTCGACACCGTGTGA
- a CDS encoding site-specific integrase, with protein sequence MTNRTRGKGEGAVYRVPADRTLPLEYWTASIELPGRDGKRRRKVVRSKDKATVLKQLRALQRDLERSGDLPTASVTLGAWMKLWYDEIAVHRLAPKTAAGYKSAIRQHIIPAIGNVRLDKLEPKHVRDLNRAIRAKGRGASTALQAHRILGVALRDAEREGRVTRNVTTLLDAPRRAHVTLVTLDAAAGVRILERAAREDVRMGSRWAAALLTGARQGELLGLEVDRVTDRLDLSWQLQRLTWSHGCNPRDPEQPRCGRKRGTDCPDRFLRAPEDHEHRHLTGGLWLSRPKSRAGWRDIPLVEPLRSIIERRLIASASEPNPHGLLWTAERKRTPYVVTLRPLDGSPIDPAKDNYAWHALLTSVGVRDARLHDARHTTATLLYEANVPEPIIMEILGQSTLSVTRGYRSRGNHALLGDALAKVSALLTSDVPPDAPQLAAHA encoded by the coding sequence GTGACAAACCGCACCCGCGGCAAGGGCGAGGGCGCCGTCTACCGAGTCCCGGCAGACAGGACGCTCCCCCTCGAGTACTGGACCGCGAGCATCGAGCTCCCCGGTCGAGACGGGAAGCGGCGCCGGAAGGTCGTCCGGTCGAAGGACAAGGCGACCGTCCTCAAACAGCTCCGCGCACTGCAGCGAGACCTCGAGCGGTCCGGAGATCTGCCGACAGCGTCGGTGACCCTCGGCGCATGGATGAAGCTCTGGTACGACGAGATCGCCGTGCACCGGCTCGCACCGAAGACGGCCGCCGGGTACAAGTCGGCGATCCGCCAGCACATCATCCCGGCGATCGGGAACGTGCGCCTCGACAAGCTCGAGCCGAAGCACGTCCGCGACCTCAACCGCGCGATCCGCGCGAAGGGCCGCGGCGCCTCTACCGCCTTGCAGGCACACCGGATCCTCGGCGTCGCCCTCCGCGACGCCGAGCGTGAGGGCCGAGTCACCCGCAACGTCACGACGCTCCTCGACGCTCCGCGCCGCGCTCACGTCACCCTCGTCACCCTCGACGCCGCCGCCGGCGTCCGTATCCTCGAACGGGCGGCCCGCGAAGACGTGCGGATGGGGTCTCGGTGGGCCGCGGCGCTCCTCACGGGCGCCCGGCAGGGCGAGCTGCTCGGCCTCGAGGTCGACCGGGTGACCGACCGCCTCGACCTATCCTGGCAACTGCAGCGGCTGACCTGGTCGCACGGCTGCAACCCGCGCGACCCTGAGCAGCCACGGTGCGGTCGGAAGCGCGGGACGGACTGCCCAGACCGTTTCCTCCGCGCACCCGAGGATCACGAGCACCGGCACCTCACCGGCGGCCTGTGGCTCTCACGGCCGAAGTCACGCGCGGGCTGGCGCGACATCCCCCTCGTCGAGCCGCTCCGCTCGATCATCGAGCGTCGACTCATCGCCTCCGCCAGCGAGCCGAACCCGCACGGGCTGCTCTGGACCGCCGAACGGAAGAGGACGCCATACGTGGTGACACTGCGGCCGCTCGACGGGTCCCCGATCGATCCGGCGAAGGACAACTACGCGTGGCATGCGCTGCTCACGTCCGTCGGCGTGCGGGACGCTCGGCTCCACGACGCCCGGCACACGACGGCGACCCTGCTCTACGAGGCGAACGTGCCCGAGCCGATCATCATGGAGATCCTCGGCCAGTCGACGCTGTCCGTGACGCGCGGCTATCGGTCGCGGGGAAACCACGCCCTGCTAGGCGACGCTCTCGCCAAGGTGTCGGCCCTGCTGACGTCGGACGTTCCACCAGACGCGCCACAGCTTGCCGCTCACGCCTAG